One window from the genome of Streptomyces cadmiisoli encodes:
- a CDS encoding TetR/AcrR family transcriptional regulator, which produces MPRASLRENLIAAAVEQFHARGYAATGVKDITDAAGAPKGSFYNHFQSKEALAVVALERYGITRRLETLRDTSVAPLTRLREHFEFLRDENIRAEFQGGCLVGDLAVEVADHSDALRAATRGGLEAWTEALAVAVADAQRAGEVSKTLEASTLARFVLSAWEGALISARADRSPRAFESFFTVVFGVLLR; this is translated from the coding sequence GTGCCCAGAGCCAGTCTGCGAGAGAACCTCATCGCCGCGGCGGTCGAGCAGTTCCACGCCCGCGGCTACGCGGCGACGGGTGTGAAGGACATCACCGACGCCGCCGGCGCTCCGAAGGGTTCCTTCTACAACCACTTCCAGAGCAAGGAGGCTCTGGCCGTCGTAGCCCTGGAAAGGTACGGCATCACCCGGCGGCTGGAGACCCTGCGCGACACCTCGGTCGCGCCGCTGACCCGGCTGCGCGAGCACTTCGAGTTCCTGCGCGACGAGAACATCCGGGCGGAATTCCAGGGTGGCTGCCTCGTGGGTGACCTCGCTGTCGAGGTGGCCGACCACAGCGACGCGCTGCGCGCCGCGACGCGGGGCGGTCTGGAGGCGTGGACCGAGGCGCTGGCCGTCGCCGTCGCCGATGCCCAGCGGGCGGGTGAGGTGTCGAAGACCTTGGAGGCGTCCACCTTGGCGCGCTTCGTGCTGAGCGCGTGGGAGGGCGCCTTGATCTCGGCCCGAGCCGACCGTTCGCCCCGGGCCTTCGAATCGTTCTTCACGGTCGTCTTCGGTGTGCTGCTGCGCTGA
- a CDS encoding MarR family winged helix-turn-helix transcriptional regulator produces the protein MAQRPAPGAAAEPVRPLTADEEAVVRCLPFLIYALPRAIDADLTREQQMSTTEYLVLMHLSEAPNRQLHMGDLADACEMSLSGTTRIVHRMERAEFVKRSRCGQDGRGWHATLTDAGLARLEEAWPTNVAAVRRHFLDHLTDLDLKQLAAALQKVAT, from the coding sequence AGCAGCGGAACCGGTGCGACCACTGACCGCGGACGAAGAGGCCGTCGTCCGATGCCTTCCGTTCCTCATCTACGCCCTGCCGCGCGCCATCGACGCCGACCTGACCCGTGAGCAGCAGATGTCCACCACGGAGTATCTGGTTCTGATGCACCTGTCCGAAGCGCCGAACCGTCAACTGCACATGGGCGACCTGGCGGACGCCTGCGAGATGTCACTCAGCGGCACGACCCGGATCGTGCATCGGATGGAGCGTGCGGAGTTCGTCAAGCGGTCGCGGTGCGGCCAGGACGGCCGCGGCTGGCACGCCACGCTCACCGACGCCGGCCTCGCCCGTTTGGAGGAGGCCTGGCCGACCAACGTGGCCGCCGTGCGCCGCCACTTCCTCGACCATCTGACCGACCTGGATCTCAAGCAGCTCGCCGCGGCCCTGCAGAAGGTCGCGACCTGA
- a CDS encoding sulfotransferase family protein, whose amino-acid sequence MQEAPFGADRPTRRLFFVGGVHGRTGTSVVKRLLCAHPQVSAVSGGETRMLEAVSEVWPMLDPDLGYTPGTASTALAEFAQHVRETLGDTPEVQAALTGLSADLGAGSVRLVGRPRLPLPPPTSSGDLVRSFGRFVTDVFAACALDPARPYLCEKTPSNAQYIRRLRLLFPDARVVVMVRHPVHVALSHTRRDWGPPDPVEAAHYTAAYFRSWREAFSEDSAVLLVRHERLVSEPGQVLEEVRAFLGLTADADWLKWAGGAIRSSQDRTASLPESGLADMHTALALELEQHGYRTRTESS is encoded by the coding sequence GTGCAGGAAGCGCCCTTCGGAGCGGATCGGCCGACGCGTCGCCTGTTCTTCGTCGGTGGTGTGCACGGCCGGACGGGGACCAGCGTGGTCAAGCGGCTGCTGTGCGCCCATCCGCAGGTGAGTGCCGTGAGCGGTGGTGAGACCCGGATGCTGGAGGCCGTCAGTGAGGTCTGGCCGATGCTCGATCCCGACCTCGGATACACGCCGGGCACGGCGAGCACCGCTCTCGCGGAGTTCGCACAGCACGTACGCGAGACCCTGGGGGACACGCCCGAGGTGCAGGCGGCGCTGACCGGCTTGTCGGCCGATCTCGGCGCCGGCTCCGTGCGGCTTGTCGGCAGGCCTCGGCTGCCGCTTCCGCCACCGACGTCTTCCGGCGACCTCGTGCGGTCCTTCGGCCGGTTCGTCACGGATGTGTTCGCGGCCTGCGCACTGGATCCGGCGCGCCCGTACCTGTGCGAGAAGACACCGAGCAACGCGCAGTACATACGCCGGCTGCGTCTGCTGTTTCCCGATGCCCGGGTCGTGGTCATGGTGCGTCACCCGGTCCATGTCGCGCTGTCCCACACGCGTCGCGACTGGGGCCCGCCGGACCCCGTGGAAGCGGCCCACTACACAGCCGCATACTTCCGTTCGTGGCGGGAGGCCTTCTCGGAGGATTCCGCCGTTCTGCTCGTGCGGCACGAGCGTCTGGTGTCCGAGCCCGGGCAAGTCCTCGAAGAGGTGCGCGCGTTCCTCGGCCTGACCGCCGACGCGGACTGGCTGAAGTGGGCCGGCGGCGCGATCAGGTCGTCCCAGGACCGCACCGCGTCACTGCCCGAGTCCGGACTCGCGGACATGCACACGGCCCTCGCCCTGGAACTGGAGCAGCACGGCTACCGCACCCGGACGGAGTCCTCGTGA